One stretch of Eretmochelys imbricata isolate rEreImb1 chromosome 1, rEreImb1.hap1, whole genome shotgun sequence DNA includes these proteins:
- the CALU gene encoding calumenin isoform X1 translates to MTIQQFLVYLSLCAVCVLTKPTDKKDRVHHDPQLSDKVHDDAQNFEYDHDAFLGADEAKTFDQLTPEESKERLGKIVSKIDEDKDGFVTVEELRDWIKFAQKRWIYEDVERQWKGHDLNEDGLISWEEYKNATYGYILDDPDPDDGFNYKQMMMRDERRFKMADKDGDLIATKEEFTAFLHPEEYDYMKDIVVQETMEDIDKNRDGVIDLEEYIGDMYSHDGDADEPEWVKTEREQFVEFRDKNRDGKMDKEETKDWILPSDYDHAEAEARHLVYESDQNKDGKLTKEEIVDKYDLFVGSQATDFGEALVRHDEF, encoded by the exons ATGAccattcagcagtttcttgtgtACCTATCCCTTTGTGCGGTCTGTGTCCTCACCAAACCCACGGACAAGAAGGACCGTGTTCACCATGACCCGCAACTCAGTGACAAGGTCCATGATGATGCACAGAACTTTGAGTATGACCATGATGCTTTCCTTGGTGCAGATGAGGCCAAAACCTTTGACCAGCTGACACCAGAGGAGAGCAAGGAGAGACTTGG AAAGATTGTAAGTAAAATAGATGAAGACAAGGACGGGTTTGTAACTGTGGAGGAGCTCAGAGACTGGATTAAATTTGCACAAAAACGCTGGATTTACGAGGATGTAGAGCGTCAGTGGAAGGGGCACGACCTCAATGAGGACGGCCTCATTTCctgggaagagtataaaaatgccACCTACGGCTACATCTTAG ATGACCCAGACCCTGATGATGGGTTCAACTACAAACAGATGATGATGAGGGATGAACGAAGGTTCAAAATGGCTGACAAGGATGGAGACTTGATTGCTACCAAGGAAGAATTTACTGCCTTTCTGCATCCAGAAGAATATGACTACATGAAAGATATAGTAGTACAG gaaaccATGGAAGATATCGACAAGAATAGGGATGGCGTCATTGACTTGGAAGAATACATAG GGGATATGTACAGTCATGATGGCGATGCTGATGAGCCAGAGTGGGTGAAGACCGAGCGGGAGCAGTTTGTGGAGTTCAGAGACAAGAATCGAGATGGGAAGATGGACAAGGAGGAGACAAAAGATTGGATCCTCCCCTCGGATTACGACCACGCTGAGGCAGAAGCACGGCACCTTGTCTACGAGTCTGATCAGAACAAG gATGGCAAACTCACCAAAGAG
- the CALU gene encoding calumenin isoform X2, with amino-acid sequence MTIQQFLVYLSLCAVCVLTKPTDKKDRVHHDPQLSDKVHDDAQNFEYDHDAFLGADEAKTFDQLTPEESKERLGMIVDKIDTDKDGFVTEGELKAWIKKAQKKYVYDNVERQWQEFDMNQDGLISWDEYRNVTYGTYLDDPDPDDGFNYKQMMMRDERRFKMADKDGDLIATKEEFTAFLHPEEYDYMKDIVVQETMEDIDKNRDGVIDLEEYIGDMYSHDGDADEPEWVKTEREQFVEFRDKNRDGKMDKEETKDWILPSDYDHAEAEARHLVYESDQNKDGKLTKEEIVDKYDLFVGSQATDFGEALVRHDEF; translated from the exons ATGAccattcagcagtttcttgtgtACCTATCCCTTTGTGCGGTCTGTGTCCTCACCAAACCCACGGACAAGAAGGACCGTGTTCACCATGACCCGCAACTCAGTGACAAGGTCCATGATGATGCACAGAACTTTGAGTATGACCATGATGCTTTCCTTGGTGCAGATGAGGCCAAAACCTTTGACCAGCTGACACCAGAGGAGAGCAAGGAGAGACTTGG AATGATTGTAGATAAAATAGACACGGATAAGGATGGGTTTGTGACGGAGGGGGAGCTGAAAGCCTGGATTAAGAAGGCCCAGAAGAAGTACGTGTATGACAATGTCGAACGCCAGTGGCAGGAGTTTGACATGAATCAAGATGGATTAATCTCCTGGGATGAGTACAGAAACGTGACATATGGCACTTACCTGG ATGACCCAGACCCTGATGATGGGTTCAACTACAAACAGATGATGATGAGGGATGAACGAAGGTTCAAAATGGCTGACAAGGATGGAGACTTGATTGCTACCAAGGAAGAATTTACTGCCTTTCTGCATCCAGAAGAATATGACTACATGAAAGATATAGTAGTACAG gaaaccATGGAAGATATCGACAAGAATAGGGATGGCGTCATTGACTTGGAAGAATACATAG GGGATATGTACAGTCATGATGGCGATGCTGATGAGCCAGAGTGGGTGAAGACCGAGCGGGAGCAGTTTGTGGAGTTCAGAGACAAGAATCGAGATGGGAAGATGGACAAGGAGGAGACAAAAGATTGGATCCTCCCCTCGGATTACGACCACGCTGAGGCAGAAGCACGGCACCTTGTCTACGAGTCTGATCAGAACAAG gATGGCAAACTCACCAAAGAG